Proteins from a genomic interval of Rhodococcus rhodochrous:
- a CDS encoding LysR family transcriptional regulator: MLDAARMFTLCEVARRGSITAAATALGYTTSAVSQQIAKLEKEAGQPLLERHARGIALTDAGRSVVKHAERILVELEAADAELAEIRGLRAGRLAIGTFPTAGSSLLPLVVKEFKTQHPGIDLRVLSGRFTQLVEALRRREIELSLLWDYEWNRIDDPLLTYHHLMNDPTVLLVSEKHRLADRESIRITELKDESWVVRADDHPVAHTLERLCREGGFAPRTSFFAHDYGEVQAMVGVELGVAIAPRLAVLNPHPDVRSIPLTTRSPQRRILLAHLTERRLSPVAQEAITLCTAAARRLEQEMGV; the protein is encoded by the coding sequence GTGCTCGATGCGGCCAGGATGTTCACGTTGTGCGAGGTCGCCCGGCGCGGTTCCATCACCGCTGCAGCAACAGCTCTGGGATACACCACATCTGCGGTATCGCAACAGATCGCGAAACTGGAGAAGGAGGCCGGGCAACCGCTACTCGAGCGACACGCACGGGGCATCGCACTCACCGATGCCGGACGGTCCGTGGTCAAGCACGCCGAGCGGATCCTGGTCGAACTCGAAGCAGCGGACGCCGAACTTGCAGAGATCCGAGGGTTGCGAGCGGGAAGGTTGGCCATCGGAACATTTCCGACGGCCGGATCGTCTCTGCTCCCTCTTGTGGTCAAGGAGTTCAAGACCCAGCACCCCGGTATCGACCTGCGGGTGCTGAGTGGCAGGTTCACGCAATTGGTCGAGGCTTTACGGCGACGTGAGATCGAACTGTCCCTGCTGTGGGACTACGAATGGAACCGGATCGACGATCCGCTGCTGACCTACCACCATCTGATGAACGACCCGACCGTACTGCTCGTGTCGGAGAAGCACCGGCTCGCCGACCGTGAGTCGATCCGGATCACCGAATTGAAGGACGAGTCATGGGTGGTTCGTGCCGATGACCATCCGGTGGCGCACACCCTGGAGCGATTGTGTCGGGAAGGGGGGTTCGCGCCGCGGACGAGTTTCTTCGCGCACGACTACGGGGAGGTGCAGGCAATGGTGGGAGTGGAATTGGGCGTCGCCATCGCGCCGCGACTCGCCGTACTCAATCCACATCCCGATGTTCGTTCCATTCCGCTCACCACCAGGTCCCCGCAGCGTCGAATCCTGTTGGCGCACTTGACGGAGCGTCGGCTCAGTCCGGTGGCACAGGAAGCGATCACGCTGTGCACGGCAGCGGCGCGGCGCCTCGAACAGGAGATGGGTGTGTAG
- a CDS encoding PrpF domain-containing protein: MRGGTSKCWLFDAVDVDPLIEQAGGLDPILTSAFGSGDPRQLDGVGGGSSTTSKAAIVRRSSEPGIDIEYLFAQVAIGDRRVEWGSNCGNCATAIGLYALQTGLVAVDAARTTVRMRNRNTGAVLTAEIVTPGGKVPAEGNASVPGTSALGVPVALTFTDLATTPLLPTGSALDTIVLGGQRYRATMVDAGAPAALFAAADLGLAGAEQNATVGDHLPLLVALRRESALRMGLCTTDEPVSHAIPKVGVVGPPQDYCTGTGEYVAAEDYDISVRMVSMMAPHPAIGLTSAVAVAAAATVDGGVVADNARARRPGSLRLGTAAGVVDVDIIRSADGRVEAVSLHRAARRIAAAELFVTLPVAALSGSVR, translated from the coding sequence ATGCGAGGAGGAACCAGCAAGTGCTGGCTCTTCGATGCGGTCGACGTAGACCCCCTCATCGAACAGGCGGGTGGACTCGATCCCATCCTCACTTCCGCGTTCGGGTCCGGCGATCCCCGTCAGCTCGACGGCGTCGGTGGCGGAAGCTCGACCACTTCGAAGGCCGCGATCGTCCGTCGCTCCAGCGAACCCGGCATCGATATCGAGTATCTGTTCGCGCAGGTCGCAATCGGTGACCGAAGAGTCGAGTGGGGAAGCAACTGCGGCAACTGCGCTACCGCGATCGGGTTGTACGCGCTGCAGACCGGACTCGTTGCAGTCGACGCTGCACGGACTACGGTTCGGATGCGGAATCGGAACACCGGGGCCGTTCTGACTGCGGAGATCGTGACACCCGGCGGGAAGGTCCCAGCGGAGGGAAATGCCTCCGTGCCGGGAACCAGTGCGCTCGGGGTGCCGGTGGCGTTGACGTTCACCGATCTTGCTACCACGCCTCTCCTGCCGACCGGCTCAGCGCTCGACACGATCGTTCTCGGCGGGCAACGGTATCGAGCCACCATGGTCGATGCCGGCGCACCGGCCGCGTTGTTCGCCGCCGCAGACCTGGGCCTCGCGGGGGCCGAGCAGAACGCGACGGTCGGCGATCATCTGCCCCTTCTCGTCGCATTACGACGTGAGTCGGCGCTGCGAATGGGGTTGTGCACGACCGATGAGCCTGTTTCGCATGCGATCCCGAAAGTCGGTGTCGTCGGTCCCCCGCAGGACTATTGCACCGGCACCGGGGAATACGTCGCTGCCGAGGACTACGACATCTCGGTTCGGATGGTCTCCATGATGGCCCCGCATCCGGCCATCGGGCTGACTTCGGCCGTCGCAGTGGCTGCCGCTGCAACCGTCGACGGTGGCGTGGTTGCCGACAACGCCCGGGCTCGACGGCCGGGATCCCTGCGGTTGGGCACCGCAGCGGGCGTTGTGGACGTCGACATCATCCGATCCGCCGATGGACGAGTCGAGGCGGTCTCACTGCACCGGGCTGCCCGGCGGATTGCCGCCGCGGAACTGTTCGTTACCTTGCCTGTCGCTGCGCTGAGCGGATCCGTCCGCTGA
- a CDS encoding acyl-CoA synthetase, with amino-acid sequence MTPDPRQSTVDGILHRTAARYPVRVALRFGDRQFTYRELDDAVTRAAAHLLSLGLSQGDRVAAYGTNSDGYAIGYLAAARAGLVHVPINYALRGEELSYLLGQSGAKAVLVDPALRDNLDAVLADVPAETVVPLRDADDSLVAVAQTGDVPTLDVAVADTDLVQLLYTSGTTSKPKGAMMTHRALTFEYMSSIEALDLSAGDDPLVCMPLYHSAAMHVFLIPYFAVGATVRLLPAPDVAEILRLVEEERIGSLFLAPTVWVPLTNHPDLDTRDLSSLRKAQYGASIMPVTVLERLRGRYPELGFYNCFGQSEIGPLATVLRPEEHDARPASCGRAVLFVETRVVDADGNDVPDGEPGEILYRSPQLCLGYWENPTATEEAFRDGWFHSGDLVTRDAEGFITVVDRIKDVINTGGILVASREVEDAIYTHPAVAEVAVIGTPDEKWIEAVTAVVVLKDGHELDEPTLIDHVKQRLAPFKVPKAVRFVDVLPRNQSGKLLKRELRGS; translated from the coding sequence ATGACCCCCGATCCGCGTCAGAGCACCGTCGACGGCATCCTCCACCGCACCGCCGCGCGCTATCCCGTCCGCGTCGCGCTCCGCTTCGGCGACCGGCAGTTCACCTACCGGGAACTCGACGACGCCGTCACCCGCGCCGCCGCGCATCTGCTCTCGTTGGGCCTGTCCCAGGGCGACCGCGTGGCCGCCTACGGCACCAACTCCGACGGTTACGCGATCGGATATCTCGCCGCTGCCCGCGCCGGGCTGGTGCACGTGCCGATCAACTACGCGCTGCGTGGTGAGGAATTGTCGTACCTGCTCGGCCAGTCGGGGGCGAAGGCCGTGCTCGTCGACCCGGCGCTGCGGGACAACCTCGACGCCGTCCTGGCCGACGTGCCGGCCGAGACCGTCGTCCCGCTCCGCGACGCCGACGACTCCCTGGTGGCGGTTGCGCAGACCGGCGACGTGCCGACGCTCGACGTCGCGGTGGCCGACACCGACCTCGTCCAGCTCCTCTACACCTCGGGCACGACGTCGAAACCCAAGGGCGCCATGATGACCCACCGGGCGCTCACCTTCGAATACATGTCGTCGATCGAGGCGCTCGACCTGTCGGCCGGTGACGACCCGCTCGTGTGCATGCCGCTCTATCACTCCGCCGCGATGCACGTCTTCCTCATCCCGTACTTCGCGGTCGGCGCGACCGTGCGGCTGCTGCCGGCACCCGACGTCGCCGAGATCCTCCGGCTGGTGGAGGAGGAGCGCATCGGATCGCTGTTCCTCGCCCCGACCGTGTGGGTGCCGCTGACCAACCACCCCGACCTCGACACGCGCGACCTGTCGTCGCTGCGCAAGGCGCAGTACGGGGCGTCGATCATGCCGGTCACCGTCCTCGAGCGACTCCGCGGACGCTACCCCGAGCTCGGCTTCTACAACTGCTTCGGGCAGTCCGAGATCGGTCCGCTCGCCACCGTCCTCCGTCCCGAGGAGCACGACGCGCGTCCCGCCTCGTGTGGCCGGGCGGTACTGTTCGTCGAGACCCGCGTCGTCGACGCCGACGGCAACGACGTCCCCGACGGCGAACCCGGCGAGATCCTGTACCGCTCACCGCAACTGTGCCTCGGCTACTGGGAGAACCCCACCGCGACCGAGGAGGCCTTCCGCGACGGCTGGTTCCACTCCGGCGACCTCGTCACCCGCGACGCCGAAGGCTTCATCACCGTCGTCGACCGCATCAAGGACGTCATCAACACCGGCGGCATCCTCGTCGCCTCGCGTGAGGTCGAGGACGCGATCTACACGCACCCCGCCGTCGCCGAGGTCGCGGTGATCGGCACTCCGGACGAGAAGTGGATCGAAGCGGTGACCGCGGTGGTCGTCCTCAAGGACGGTCACGAACTCGACGAGCCCACCTTGATCGACCACGTCAAGCAGCGCCTTGCGCCGTTCAAGGTGCCCAAGGCCGTTCGCTTCGTCGATGTCCTGCCGCGTAACCAGAGCGGCAAGCTCCTCAAGCGCGAACTGCGCGGATCCTGA
- a CDS encoding acyl-CoA dehydrogenase family protein has translation MPKKHVASWYDDEVSAVYDLAREFFDREVMGKAEKWDSQRRIDREVWLEAGKLGLLCCSIPEEYGGGGGTFAHDLAVFDAQGYSGDLAFGNSVHSGIVAHYILEYGNEEQKKAWLPGMATGEILGAIGMTEPGAGSDLKAIKTTAVRDGDHYVVNGSKTFITNGSSADVIVLAVKTDPKAGAKGVSLLIVDLRDTPGFSVGRVLDKVGQHAADTSELSFVDVRVPVTNLLGESEGLGFGQLMAQLVQERLIIGAQAAGAMDRAVEETVRYTKARQAFGHSLFEFQNTAFELAECQTIARTCRIFLDHCIEQHLKGQLDPSDAAMVKYWLTDKQCEVIDRCVQLHGGYGYMREYLIARMYEDARVQRIYAGANEVMKQIIARAL, from the coding sequence ATGCCGAAGAAGCACGTCGCCTCCTGGTACGACGACGAGGTCTCTGCCGTCTACGATCTCGCGCGCGAGTTCTTCGATCGCGAGGTCATGGGCAAGGCCGAGAAGTGGGATTCGCAGCGTCGTATCGATCGTGAGGTGTGGCTCGAGGCCGGCAAGCTCGGTCTGCTGTGCTGCTCGATCCCCGAGGAGTACGGCGGGGGCGGTGGCACCTTCGCGCACGACCTCGCGGTGTTCGACGCGCAGGGCTATTCCGGCGATCTCGCGTTCGGCAACTCCGTGCACAGCGGCATCGTCGCGCACTACATCCTCGAGTACGGCAACGAGGAGCAGAAGAAGGCGTGGCTGCCGGGCATGGCCACCGGCGAGATCCTCGGCGCCATCGGCATGACCGAACCCGGCGCGGGCTCGGATCTCAAAGCGATCAAGACCACCGCGGTGCGCGACGGCGACCACTACGTCGTCAACGGCTCGAAGACCTTCATCACCAACGGTTCCTCGGCCGACGTCATCGTCCTCGCCGTCAAGACCGACCCGAAGGCCGGCGCCAAGGGCGTGTCGCTGCTCATCGTGGATCTCCGTGACACCCCGGGCTTCTCGGTGGGACGCGTCCTCGACAAGGTCGGTCAGCACGCCGCCGACACATCCGAACTGTCGTTCGTCGACGTGCGTGTGCCCGTGACGAACCTGCTCGGCGAATCCGAAGGCCTCGGCTTCGGTCAGCTCATGGCGCAGCTCGTGCAGGAGCGACTGATCATCGGTGCGCAGGCCGCCGGCGCGATGGACCGTGCCGTCGAGGAGACTGTTCGCTACACCAAGGCGCGACAGGCCTTCGGGCACAGCCTGTTCGAGTTCCAGAACACGGCTTTCGAACTCGCCGAGTGCCAGACCATCGCCCGCACCTGCCGCATCTTCCTCGACCACTGCATCGAGCAGCACCTGAAGGGCCAACTCGACCCGTCCGACGCTGCGATGGTCAAGTACTGGCTGACCGACAAGCAGTGCGAGGTCATCGACCGGTGCGTGCAGCTGCACGGCGGCTACGGCTACATGCGCGAATACCTCATCGCGCGGATGTACGAGGATGCCCGCGTCCAGCGGATCTACGCCGGTGCCAACGAGGTCATGAAGCAGATCATCGCGCGAGCGCTGTGA
- a CDS encoding enoyl-CoA hydratase, translated as MTDRSADGPDAVDTLPPPVLIAVDEASGIGVLTLDRPKQRNPLSVETMREVIAGLTALAADSKVIVVRAEGPVFSAGHDLRQMIGRTLDEERAIFETCNEMMRTVQSIPQPVIASVQGTALAAGCQLVASCDLAVAAADARFGTPGVRIGLFCSTPMVAVSRAIGRKRALQMLLTGDTIDAQTAADWGLVNYVVEPETLETATTELALKIATSSPATMRIGKEAFYRQIDLPQETAYAAMAETMASNAMIDDAQEGMTAFLEKRAPVWKGR; from the coding sequence GTGACGGATCGCTCTGCGGACGGCCCCGACGCCGTCGACACCCTGCCCCCGCCCGTGCTCATCGCTGTCGACGAGGCCAGCGGTATCGGGGTACTCACCCTCGACCGTCCGAAGCAGCGCAACCCGCTGTCGGTAGAGACGATGCGCGAGGTCATCGCCGGTCTGACGGCGCTCGCGGCCGACTCGAAGGTGATCGTGGTCCGCGCGGAAGGCCCGGTGTTCTCGGCCGGGCACGACCTGCGGCAGATGATCGGACGCACGCTCGACGAGGAACGCGCGATCTTCGAGACGTGCAACGAGATGATGCGGACGGTGCAGTCGATCCCTCAACCGGTGATCGCATCGGTGCAGGGCACGGCGCTCGCGGCGGGATGCCAGCTCGTCGCGTCGTGCGATCTGGCCGTCGCCGCTGCGGACGCCCGCTTCGGCACTCCGGGTGTGCGAATCGGGTTGTTCTGCTCGACGCCGATGGTCGCGGTCAGCCGCGCGATCGGACGCAAGCGGGCGCTGCAGATGCTGCTGACCGGCGACACCATCGACGCGCAGACCGCCGCCGACTGGGGGCTGGTGAACTACGTCGTCGAACCGGAGACGCTCGAGACCGCGACCACCGAGCTCGCCCTGAAGATCGCCACGTCGTCCCCCGCGACGATGCGGATCGGCAAGGAGGCGTTCTACCGGCAGATCGATCTGCCGCAGGAGACGGCCTATGCCGCGATGGCGGAGACGATGGCGTCGAACGCGATGATCGACGACGCGCAGGAGGGGATGACGGCCTTCCTCGAGAAGCGCGCACCGGTCTGGAAGGGCCGCTGA
- a CDS encoding NmrA family NAD(P)-binding protein produces the protein MSTTAHLSRGTDLAVIGAAGKTGTAVVAALDTADTTPVRRVVHTARRAGDRAVDLETGAGLVDALSGCRGVYFIAPNMHPDEPALFERFLGAVAEAGVDHVVYHSVAWPYTPAMPHHLDKARCEDILHASGMRWTVLQPCAYTENFASVLDGSVDALDVPYDPDAPFSFVALSDVAAVAARVLVEGADVHHGATYELGGPDAVSVRQLCAVAGRSVKIEQVSAPVWMGRHGRDLPADTRERLAAMFDFYDDHGFVAGSAVTAALLGREPARVADLVSSMPRR, from the coding sequence ATGTCGACGACGGCCCATCTCTCCCGCGGCACCGATCTCGCAGTGATCGGTGCCGCGGGGAAGACCGGAACGGCTGTCGTCGCGGCGCTGGACACAGCAGACACGACCCCCGTCCGCCGAGTGGTACACACCGCTCGACGGGCGGGGGATCGTGCTGTCGACCTCGAGACGGGTGCCGGGCTCGTCGACGCGCTGTCGGGCTGCCGTGGCGTCTACTTCATCGCCCCGAACATGCACCCCGACGAACCGGCACTGTTCGAGCGGTTCCTCGGGGCGGTGGCCGAGGCCGGGGTGGATCACGTCGTCTACCACTCCGTGGCTTGGCCGTACACGCCGGCGATGCCGCATCACCTCGACAAGGCACGCTGCGAGGACATCCTGCATGCTTCCGGGATGCGGTGGACCGTTCTGCAGCCCTGCGCGTACACGGAGAACTTCGCGTCCGTGCTCGACGGATCGGTCGACGCACTCGACGTCCCCTACGACCCCGACGCGCCGTTCTCGTTCGTCGCTCTGTCGGACGTCGCGGCGGTAGCGGCACGTGTCCTCGTCGAGGGTGCGGACGTCCACCACGGCGCCACCTACGAGCTCGGGGGACCGGACGCGGTGAGTGTGCGTCAGCTGTGTGCGGTCGCCGGGCGGTCGGTGAAGATCGAGCAGGTGTCCGCCCCGGTGTGGATGGGGCGCCACGGCCGCGACCTGCCCGCGGATACCCGGGAGCGTCTGGCGGCGATGTTCGACTTCTACGACGATCACGGCTTCGTCGCAGGGAGTGCCGTCACGGCGGCGCTGCTCGGTCGGGAGCCTGCCCGCGTCGCGGATCTCGTCTCGTCGATGCCGCGCCGGTAA
- a CDS encoding CaiB/BaiF CoA transferase family protein: MNIDPAAREPDELPPSLPPAEPDPAPNPSRGPLDGIRVLDISTVYAAPIAAMLLGDYGAEVIKIEHPTGDPARTHGAQKNGHGLWWKVISRNKTCLTLNLGTSEGQEIFRDLVVDADVLVENFRPGVLEKWGLGPERLHTINPSLIMLRVTGFGQCGPYSERRAFGTLAEAMSGFAHQTGPEDGPPTLPPFGLADGVAGLSGAFGVVTALWHRRAQGAEGKGQVIDLSLLEPLLGILGPGPTAYDQLGTIAGRNGNRSPNNAPRNTYLTLDNRWVAISASATSVAERVMRLVGRADIVEEAWFTSAGERSRHGDLLDDAVAKWIAARPFEEVVAEFERVGAAIAPIYDVAQLMNDPHVITRESITTVEDEDLGPIKMQNLMLRMLGTPGRIRFTGRRLGQDNEQFYRAALGLTPDRLAALTEKGVI; this comes from the coding sequence ATGAACATTGATCCAGCTGCTCGTGAACCGGACGAGCTTCCTCCGAGTCTCCCTCCTGCCGAACCCGACCCTGCGCCGAACCCGTCGCGTGGTCCGTTGGACGGTATCCGGGTACTCGACATCAGCACCGTCTATGCCGCTCCGATCGCTGCCATGCTCCTCGGCGACTACGGCGCGGAAGTCATCAAGATCGAACACCCCACGGGTGATCCGGCCCGCACCCACGGCGCCCAGAAGAACGGGCACGGCTTGTGGTGGAAGGTCATCTCACGCAACAAGACCTGCCTCACGTTGAATCTCGGCACGAGCGAGGGACAAGAGATCTTTCGTGACCTCGTAGTCGACGCAGACGTTCTGGTGGAGAACTTCCGTCCCGGTGTTCTCGAGAAGTGGGGTTTGGGTCCCGAACGCCTGCACACGATCAACCCGAGTTTGATCATGCTGCGAGTCACAGGCTTCGGACAGTGCGGTCCGTATTCCGAACGTCGCGCGTTCGGTACCCTCGCCGAAGCGATGAGTGGATTCGCCCACCAGACCGGACCGGAGGACGGCCCCCCGACACTGCCGCCGTTCGGGCTCGCCGACGGCGTTGCGGGCCTCTCCGGCGCGTTCGGCGTGGTCACGGCCCTGTGGCATCGACGCGCACAGGGCGCTGAGGGAAAAGGACAGGTCATCGACCTCTCGCTTCTCGAGCCTCTACTCGGGATCCTCGGACCCGGTCCCACCGCCTACGACCAACTGGGAACCATTGCCGGCCGCAACGGCAACAGATCTCCCAACAACGCGCCCCGCAACACGTACCTCACCCTGGACAACCGATGGGTCGCGATCTCTGCCAGCGCGACCTCGGTGGCAGAACGAGTCATGCGCCTGGTGGGACGCGCCGACATCGTGGAGGAAGCCTGGTTCACCTCCGCCGGTGAACGCAGCCGCCACGGAGATCTTCTCGACGACGCAGTCGCGAAATGGATTGCTGCGCGCCCGTTCGAGGAAGTTGTAGCCGAATTCGAGCGCGTCGGCGCCGCTATCGCACCCATCTACGATGTCGCTCAACTGATGAACGACCCACACGTGATCACCCGTGAGTCCATCACCACTGTCGAGGACGAAGACCTCGGTCCCATCAAGATGCAGAACCTCATGCTGCGCATGCTCGGGACGCCCGGCCGGATCAGGTTCACCGGCCGGCGTCTCGGCCAGGACAACGAGCAGTTCTACCGAGCGGCCCTCGGTCTCACTCCCGACCGACTGGCCGCCCTGACCGAGAAAGGGGTCATCTGA
- a CDS encoding SLC13 family permease, translated as MTSIEILPLIALVAMFVIASIFPINIGILGFIGAFLVGAFALGYDDKEILAAFPSSIVLTIIGVTYFFGMAKRNGTIDLLVNACIRAVGGRTAIVPWVFFFSASVLTALGTFSPAAVALISPASMSFAARTRMSPLVMGIMTINGAHAGAFSPISVSGVLVTDIVESSGLHIAPWTLFFSSYGINVLLSVLTVVGYSVLARVRGLEYTATGTDDSSGPTLRRADSISAGPDVAPAGGSGTRAGTQLLTREVAPAVAPVTAPITMVQKLTLGLIATVLILVLVFHLPISFVAIAAGAILAFTDLSKQNEAIAGISWTTVLLVAGMITYISILEEMGTIDHLAEMAITLGAPLLVAAVLCYVIGVTSAFASSTALLAAVIPLALPLLQMGALPVVGVVAALAISATVVDVSPFSTNGALVLANSQKIDRSKFYRQLLINAGIVVAVAPLLCWIILVLVPTLV; from the coding sequence ATGACCTCTATCGAGATACTTCCCCTGATCGCCTTGGTCGCGATGTTCGTGATCGCTTCGATCTTCCCCATCAACATCGGCATCCTCGGTTTCATCGGGGCGTTCCTCGTCGGTGCCTTCGCTCTCGGGTACGACGACAAGGAAATCCTGGCCGCATTCCCGAGTTCGATCGTCCTGACGATCATCGGTGTCACCTACTTCTTCGGCATGGCCAAGAGGAACGGCACCATCGACCTCCTGGTCAATGCCTGCATTCGGGCAGTCGGGGGCCGCACGGCCATCGTGCCGTGGGTATTCTTCTTCTCCGCTTCGGTGCTGACCGCGCTGGGCACCTTCAGCCCCGCAGCCGTCGCCCTGATCTCCCCCGCCTCCATGTCGTTCGCCGCCCGGACTCGAATGAGTCCGCTGGTAATGGGCATCATGACGATCAACGGCGCACACGCCGGCGCGTTCTCCCCGATATCGGTCTCCGGAGTCCTCGTCACCGACATCGTCGAATCCAGCGGCCTGCACATCGCCCCCTGGACGCTCTTCTTCTCCAGCTACGGCATCAACGTCCTGCTCTCGGTACTCACCGTGGTCGGATACTCCGTCCTCGCCCGTGTCCGCGGTCTCGAGTACACCGCCACCGGAACCGACGACAGCAGTGGTCCTACTCTCCGTCGGGCCGACAGCATCAGTGCAGGACCGGATGTGGCACCTGCAGGTGGTTCGGGGACTCGCGCCGGGACCCAGCTGCTCACGCGTGAAGTAGCACCGGCTGTCGCGCCGGTCACCGCACCGATCACCATGGTCCAGAAACTCACGCTCGGGTTGATCGCGACGGTCCTGATCCTCGTGCTGGTCTTCCATCTCCCGATCAGCTTCGTTGCTATTGCGGCAGGAGCGATCCTGGCGTTCACCGATCTGTCGAAGCAGAACGAAGCGATTGCCGGTATCAGCTGGACCACCGTCCTGCTCGTAGCCGGAATGATCACCTACATCTCGATTCTCGAGGAAATGGGCACCATCGACCACCTCGCCGAAATGGCGATCACCCTCGGTGCCCCGCTGTTGGTCGCGGCCGTCCTCTGCTACGTCATCGGCGTCACCTCTGCGTTCGCCTCGTCCACCGCGCTGCTGGCCGCGGTGATCCCTCTCGCGCTGCCCCTACTGCAGATGGGTGCACTGCCCGTAGTAGGAGTGGTCGCAGCCCTGGCCATCTCGGCCACGGTCGTGGATGTGTCCCCGTTCTCGACGAACGGCGCACTCGTCCTTGCGAACTCCCAGAAGATCGACCGCTCCAAGTTCTACCGCCAGCTGCTGATCAACGCCGGCATCGTGGTCGCCGTAGCACCCCTCCTGTGCTGGATCATCCTGGTGCTGGTCCCCACTCTCGTATAG
- a CDS encoding HpcH/HpaI aldolase/citrate lyase family protein produces the protein MDRSYLFAPGHNEKLLQKVFRAGADAVILDLEDAVPPTAKALARKQVAAALPHHAAWVRINPAGTDLAIADLEAVAEVAYGIRIPKVESTDEIDWVATRAPEKPLICAIESARGVVNAFAIADHPAVTHLALGGIDLRKDLGTGSGDIPLQYVRSHLVVAARAAGIAPPIDSVYPHIDNIDGLTREAGRSRELGFFGKSAVHPTQLTAIHAAFAPRHHEIEWARMVLDAFDESGGAAVRLPGGEFVDLPVAERARGILRMCR, from the coding sequence ATGGACCGCAGTTATCTGTTCGCTCCCGGCCACAATGAGAAGCTCCTGCAGAAGGTGTTCCGCGCCGGTGCAGATGCCGTCATCCTCGATCTCGAAGATGCCGTCCCTCCTACCGCAAAAGCACTGGCGCGCAAACAGGTCGCCGCTGCCCTCCCTCATCACGCGGCGTGGGTGCGCATCAATCCCGCCGGAACGGATCTCGCGATCGCCGACCTCGAAGCCGTCGCCGAGGTCGCGTACGGCATCCGCATACCCAAAGTCGAGTCGACAGACGAGATCGACTGGGTGGCGACCCGGGCGCCGGAAAAGCCGCTGATCTGTGCCATCGAAAGCGCCCGAGGAGTCGTCAACGCCTTCGCGATCGCCGATCATCCCGCCGTCACACACCTTGCGCTCGGAGGCATCGACCTGCGAAAGGATCTCGGAACCGGATCCGGGGACATTCCGTTGCAGTATGTACGGTCGCACCTCGTCGTAGCCGCCCGAGCCGCTGGTATCGCCCCGCCCATCGATAGCGTCTACCCCCACATCGACAATATCGACGGCCTCACTCGCGAAGCCGGCAGGAGTCGAGAACTCGGATTCTTCGGGAAATCGGCGGTACACCCCACGCAATTGACAGCAATTCACGCCGCCTTCGCCCCTCGCCATCATGAAATCGAATGGGCGAGAATGGTGCTTGATGCATTCGATGAGTCCGGTGGTGCTGCGGTGAGGTTGCCGGGAGGCGAGTTCGTCGATCTTCCTGTCGCCGAACGAGCGAGAGGGATCCTGCGTATGTGTCGCTAG